A region of the Mycobacterium sp. NBC_00419 genome:
TCTTTGAGTCGTCGTGCGCGCGGTGCCTACCTCGCCGCCGTCCTTGGTGTGCTGGCGGTCCTGGGCGGTGTGGTGATCTCGACGACTCCGCATTGCCCCGAGCACTGCCGCGCCGAAGCCGCCGCACAGGTTCCGGCCCCGGCGCCATCGACCGACCCGGCTGCGCTCACCGTCACCCCGGCGGACGGCGCCAGCGACGTCGACCCACTGGCCGCGGTGAAAGCCGTCGCGCAGACCGGGATGCTGACCGGCGTCAGCCTGCTCAACGACGCCGGCAAGCCGGTCCCCGGCGTCGTCACCCCTGATTTCAAGACCTGGAAGCCCACCGTGCCGCTGGGCTACGGGCGCACCTACACACTGTCCGTCGACGCCCGCGGCCCCGGCGGGGTGCCGACGTCGGTCACCTCGACGTTCCAGACCCTGGTTCCGGGCAATCAGACCGAGGTCTACCTGACCGCACCGGGCGGGCAGCCGCTCGACGGCGCCACGTTGGGCATCGGGGCGATCGTCGTCGCCCGCTTCGACGAGCCGATCACTGATCGCGCGGCCGCCGAACGGCGTCTGTCGGTCACCACCTCGCCGGCGGTCGCCGGCTCGTGGTACTGGGTGGACGACCAGAACGCCCGCTGGCGGCCCGAAAAGTATTACGCCCCGGGCACTTCGGTGACCGTCAAAGCCGGCATCTACGGGGTGCCCCTCGGTGACGGGCTGTACGGCGCACAGGACAGCACTGCCACGTTCCGCATCGGCGCCGCTCATGTCTCGGTCGCCGACGACACCACCAAACAGGTCAGCGTGTACGACAACGGCAAGCTGATCCGCACCATGCCCACTTCGATGGGGATGGGCGGTACCGAGACCATCGGTGGGCAGACTCTGTCGTTCTGGACCCCGCCCGGCGTCTACACCGTGATGGACAAGGCCAACCCGGTGATCATGGATTCCTCCACCTACGGCCTGCCGATCAATTCGCGGCTGGGCTACCGGGAGACCATCCCGTACGCCACCCGGATCAGTAGCGACGGCATCTACCTGCACCAGCTCAACGCCACCGTGTGGGCCCAGGGCAACACGAACGTCTCCCACGGCTGCCTGAACCTCAGTAGCGACAACGCGCAGTGGTTCTACGAGTTCTCCCAGCCAGGTGACGTCGTCGAGGTGCGCAACACCGGGGGACCGCCCCTGCAGGTGTGGCAGAACGGCGACTGGACGGTGTCGTGGGCCGAGTGGCGCAAGGGCAGCGCACTGGGGTAGCGCAGCGATTAGGTTCCGCTAAGCGACAGGTGTTTGCTGCAGGTCACCGCCCGTGCCGGCCTTATCACGTCGAAATAGGAGCGGATTTCCGTCTATGATCTCAGTCGTCAATGGTGACGCCGGCAACATATCGTCGACCAGCTCTGGAGTGAATTTCGGTGAGTCGTCCCGGTCGTGCAAGCACGGCGATCTTGGTTGTGGGCGCGTTGCTCCTTGCGGTTCTCGGCAGCGACGTCGCCGGCCTGCCGGGGTGCCAGGACGGCTGTAAGACCCCGACCGCTGCCGCCGCGGCTCCAGCCCCGCCCGCGGCTCCGCAGCCGCCGCTGCTGGGCGTTGCTCCGGCGAACGGCTCCGCTGACCTGAGCCCGCTGAGCAGGGTCTCGGCGCGCGTGGTGGCCGGCAGCCTCACCAACGTCTCCCTGGTCGACGACTACGGCAACACGGTTGCGGGGGCGCTGTCGCCCGACGGCACGTCGTGGCAGCCGACCGAGCAGCTGAAGTACGGCCGCAACTACACCATGCAGGTCGCCAGCCGCGGGACCAGCGGTGTGCCGTTGGCCCGCACCACCACCTTCGCGACGGCGACGCCGAACAACCTGACCGCGGTCTACCTGGAGACGCCCGGCGGTCTGCCGATCCACGCCGACCAGCGCTACGGCATCGGCACCATCATCTCCGCGCGCTTCGACGAGCCGATCGCCGACAAGGCGGCCGCCGAACGTCAGCTCGTGGTGACGACCAATCCGCCGGTGAAGGGCTCTTGGTACTGGGTTGACGACGCGACGGCTCATTGGCGCCCAGAGAAGTACTACAGCCCCGGCACCACGGTGACAGTGGCCGCCAACATGTTCGGGATGCGCCTCGGCGACGGTCTGTATGGCCAGAACAACGAGCAGGCGACGCTGACGATCGGCGATGCACACGTGTCGATCGCCGACGACGCCACCAAGACCGTCAACGTCTTCAACAACGGCAAACTGGTGCGCGCCATGCCGACATCGATGGGCCGCGGTGGCACCGAAATCATTGCGGGACGGACGTTTTCGTTCTGGACCCCGCCCGGGGTCTACACGGTGATCGACAAGGCCGAAGAGGTGACGATGGACTCGTCGACCTACGGTCTTCCGGTTGCCTCGTCGATGGGCTACAAGCTCAAGATCCCCTATGCCACCCGGATCAGCACCGACGGCATCTATCTGCATCAGCTCAACGCCACCACGTGGGCGCAGGGCAACACCAACACGTCGCACGGTTGCCTGAACCTCAACGGTGACAACGCCGCCTGGTTCTTCGATTTCTCCCAGCCCGGCGACATCGTCGAGGTGCGTGGCACCGGCGGCCCCAAGCTGGAGATCTGGCAGAACGGCGACTGGTCGCTGCCATGGGGTGAGTGGCTCAAGGGCAGCGCGCTGACCCCCAAGCCGTAGCGCGTCGGTTCTATACCCCCTGGAGGTATAGGATGGTTGTCATGACTGAACAGACAACGACGTCGACCTGCACCAACGCGAACTGTACGTGCCAGAACTGCACGTGCGGAGACAGCTGCAGCTGCGGTAAGTCCGACTAGGAGCCGCTTTGCCTTCCGCGAGCGTGCGTGTCGGTACGCCGACACGCCGCCATCGCGGACAGTTGGCGCACCCTCGCGGGACCAGCGGCGCCGAGGCTAGTCGGCCTGGCTTCTCTTGACTCCCCGCGCCGAGCCGCCGGTGGCGGTCTGCTTGGCCGGGGTGCTCGCCGTATCGGCGTCCAAATCCGTTCCCGCTCGATGGGCGGACGGCGAACCTGCGTCGCTGACGACGGCTGCGGAGGCGGCCTGGGTGCGGACAGCGGCCAGTGCCGCACGACGAGAGCTCGCGACGCTGCGTTGTTCAGGTGCGGCCGACTGACGTGATATCCGCTCAGTGATGGATCCTGACTGCGCCTGTGCTGCAACAGGAGTAGACGACGGGAACAGGTTCGACACGCTCTGCTTGATCGCATCGAGCGGAGCGCTGAGGTACGCGGTCACGGCTCGCAAGACCGCGGCTCCGATGTCGAAGTTCGGATAACCGCTAATGAGACTTGTGTACAGCTCCTTCCAGGCTGCGGACACAACGACACCGGGCAGTGTGACGGGAAGCGTCGCATACGAGAAAGCCGCCGAGGCAACAGCTTTGACGACGTCAGCCAATGCTTGTAGCGATGGCACGGCGGCGGCCCGCAGAGTCTGCGCTGCAGCAGGTGGTGCCGACGACGGCAGGAATGCTGACAGTTTCGACGAGATCAGCACCAGCGGGCCAACGAAAAAAGCCGCGACTCCGAAGACCAGGCTTTCGCCAAGGTTGACGCCGTTGTAGTTGCCGCGCAGGACCTCGAGCGCAAGGCTGAACCAGATGCCGAGAGTAATGCTGGCCGGCAGTGTGATGGGGAGGGCCGCGTACCACAGTGGAGTTGCCGCTATGAGCGCTGCGATCTCGACGACGTCGTTGATCGTCGGCGTGGTGGCGTTGGCTTGCGGCGTGGCGGCAGCGGCCGCTTGAAGTTGGACATCGGCAATGCTGACGGTCGCAAGGGCGGCCGCGTCGGGTGCGTTCGGGGGAGCGACGGCCAGGCCCAGGGTGACGAACACCGCTACCACTACCGCGGACAGCCGCGCGACGAGTGCAGTCATAGGACACCCCCGATCAGCCAGCAAGCGGCACTGACTACTCAGCATTGTGCGGGCTCGGCAACGAAATTGACGCACAAAACGTCGCGAACGATGAGAAGGTCTCCGCCGAGCCAGCACCATTGTGTGAGCTAGCTCACACGAGCGTACGATGAGGGTGTCTCTTCGCGGAAGGGAGACGCCATGAAGGGTGCATATCGCGATCCGGTGGATCACGCCCGAACCACTCAGCCGCATGCCGGCGAATCGTTCGTCGACACCCTGTGGTTGCCGGGATTGCTCCTCATCGCTCTGGGTGTGGTCGGTTTGGCCGGGGTGGTTGCCGCCCTCGCCTACAACCACCACGAGTTGTTGATGACGCTGATCTCGGTGGCCGCAGGACTGTCGATCGCCGGCGGTCTGGCCATCACTGTCGAACACCAGCGTGTGCGGCGAGTGGAGCGTCGGTGGCTGGCCGATCATCCGGATCACTGGCAGAACCGCTTGCGGGCCTGACTGTCCGCTAGGCCACTTCTGCTTTGCTGGAACTAACCTGCATGTCAATTTCGGGGTAACGGTTCGGCATCGCCTGGTCGATGGGTGCTGCCCGCGTGGCCGAATCTGACCAGCACATCTGCTGCCTAATCCGAGAAAGCCCCTGCTCACGCCGGGTAGCGACTGCCCGATCCCCTAACCCCCTAATGGGGATTGCTGGGCTATCCCGGTAGGGGCCCTATCGGGCAGGGGAGCGCTCCCCATGTTGGGGGCTCGGCGCTGTCCATAGCGTGGCAGTAAGTCACCCGGCGAGCCGGGGATAGAGCTTCTCTCCTGAGACGAAAGGCACTCCTTCATGGACACCCTGCTGCAGTTCATTCTCGATCTGTTCGCCAATGAAAACGCCGCGCAGACGTTCGTCGCGGACCCGAGCGCCGCGCTTGCGAATGCCGGGCTGGCCGACGTCAGCCCGCAGGAACTCCAATCCGTGGCCGCCTCCGCTGTTCCGGGCCTGCAACTGCCCGGAGCTGACCCGGTGGCGGGCTTGGCTCAGGCGGTGTCGAGCGAGTACGGCTTCGCACCCGTCGGGGAGGCCGCGGTAATAGGCGACCAAGCGCTTCAGCTTGGCGCCGACGCGGGTACCGGCTTGGCGGCCGGGATCGGCGAGGGCATTGGAGCCGGGCTCGGTACCGCATTGAGTGGTGGCCTCGAAACCGGCCTGTCGACCGGACTTGGGCTCGGAACCGGCCTGGGCATCGGTGGCGGTGCTGAGGTTGGTGGTGGTTTTCAGGCTGGGCTGGGCACTGAGATTGGTCTGGGCACCGGCTTGGGCACGGGCTTTGGTGTGGGTGGCGGTGCTGAGGTTGGTGGCGGTTTCAACGCTGGTCTTGGTTCGGAGATTGGTCTGGGCACCGGCTTGGGCACGGGCTTTGGTGTGGGTGCTGGCGCTGAGTTCGGTGGTGGTTTCGAGGCCGGGCTGGGTACCGAGATCGGTGCGGGTGCTGGTGCCGGTGGCGGTCTGGGTACGGGCTTTGGCCTCGGTGGTGGTGCTGAAGTTGGTGGCGGTTTCGAGGCTGGGCTGGGTTCGCAGATTGGTCTGGGTACCGGTGTGGGCACGGGCTTTGGTGTGGGTGGTGGCGCTGAGTTCGGTGGTGGTTTCGAGGCCGGGCTGGGTACCGAGATCGGTGCGGGTGCTGGTGCCGGTGGCGGTCTGGGTACGGGCTTTGGCCTCGGTGGCGGTGCCGAGGTTGGCGGTGGTTTCGACGCCGGCCTCGGTGCTGGCACACACACCGGCATCGGTACTGGCTTCGGCGCCGGTGGAAACATCGGCGGCGGAGCCGAACTCGGCGGCGGCATCAACGCCGGCCTCGGTGGCGCCACACAGTTCGGCGGCCACGCCGGTGGCGGAGCCAACATCGGCTCCGGACTGGCCGCGGGTGCCGGCGCCGAAGCCGTTGACCGCAGCCGGTTTTCGGCCAACAGTGGTGTCGACGCCGAGCGCCGCGCGACCCTGAACGCCAACTCCGGATCGCCCACCCTCAACACCGGAGTCGGCGCCCAGGAGAACTTCAGCAGCAGCTCCAGCGCAGGCTTCAGCAGCCCGCTCGGCGGTGCGGGCTTCGCCAACCAGACCGCAGCCGCCGGTGGCGGTGCGATCGGTCTCGGCGGAGCCGGCCTCGGAGCGTCCGGCACTACGGCGATGTCGAGCGCGACCACAGCCGGAATCGTCAGCCCGCTCGGCGGTGCCGCGCTGAGCACGCAGGCTGCAGCGACCAACACCGCGGCGGCGAGTTTCCTCCACAACGAAGGCGCCGCGCTCGGCGGCCAGTCGAATGTCGCGGGACAGTCCACCGTCGGTGGCGGATTCGGTACTCAGGCCAACGCCGGTGGCGGATTCGGCTCGCAGGCTAACGTCGGGGGAGCGTTCGGTACCCAAGCCAACGTTGGTGGAGCGTTCGGCGGTCACACCAACGTCGACGTGACGACGCCTGCCGCAGGCGCGGCCATCGGTGGCCACACCAACGTGGCCGCGGGCGCGACGGCGGGTGGCAGTGCCGACTTCCTCACCCACGAGGCGACGACGCTCGGTGCGCACAGCGCCGTGCAGGCCGCCGGTTCAACCAATGCTGCAGCATCGGCAGGACAGGCGACCGTCGGAGGAAATACCAACGTGCACAACAGCACTGACATTCTGGGACAGGACAGTGCAGCCCTTGGTGGCCACAGTGCAGCCAGTGGCGGTGCCGCAGTCAGCACGCACACCCAGGCGGGCTCGCCGAGCCAGGGCGCAGTCATCACCACCGGGGGATCAGCCTCGGGTGGTGGCGAGGTCGCGGCCGGCTCGCAGGGGGCCTCGGTGATCACCGGTGCGCAGGGCAGCAGCGCTGCAGGCGGTGCCACCTCGGTTGGCGGCAGCCACGCGTCGACCACTGTCGACCAGCATGCCGCCGTCGACTCGTCGACCCATGTGGCGACACCGACACCGGATCACTCCGTCGTCGACCAGTCGTCACACACCTCGGCCGACTACTCGAGTCACTCGTTGTTCGACGCCAGCCACGATCCGTCGGCTGCGCACGCCCAAGCGGGCACCGACCTGTCGTCGCACAACCAGTTCGACCAGCACCTGGGCTTCTGACCGAAGGAGCCAATCCGATGTCGGCGGGGACCGCATGGTCCCCGCCGACTTATCTCCAGGTCTCGGGAAGGTTGTGGCCGCCGTCGGCAACCAGGACGGCGCCGGTCACGAACGAGGCCGTCTCGTGGGCCAAAAACGCGACGCACGAAGCGATCTCGTCTGGTGTTCCGCTGCGGCCGAATGGCCCCGCTGCGGCGGCCGTCGCTTCGAACTCCAGCTGTGAACCGGTGAGCACGTAGCCCGGCGCGACGACGTTGACCGTCACGCCGTCGCGCACCACCTCGAGCGCCAGGGCGCGGCTCAACCCGACCAAACCCGCCTTAGCCGCGGTATAGGTGGCCTGGCCGGGCATCGCATTGACGGTGCCCGTCGTCGAACCCACCGTCACGATGCGCCCGTAGCCCGACGCGGTCATCACGGGCACCGCGGCCCGGCACATCAGGAACGCCGTCGTCATGTTGCGTGCTATCGCCGAGTCCCAGTCTCGCAACGACAGCTTGGCCACCTCGGCTTCGGTGTCCCACCCGCTCGTCACCGAGGTCATCCCCGCGTTGTTCACCAGAATGTCCAGCCGGCCCCACGTCTCGGTGGCGGCGGCGACAAGTGTCTCAGCGGCACCGTCGACAGTCAGGTCAGCCACGACGCCGATTGCCGCAGAACCAAGTTCACCGGCTCGATCGTGAATGCGATCACTCGTCGCACCCAGCACCACGCGCGCACCCTCGCCGACAAGGCGCCTGGCGACGGCGAAGCCGATGCCGTCGGCCGCACCCGCACCGGTGATGATTGCTACCCGACCTTCGAAGCCACTCATCGTCACATCCTATGGGGGACATCGGCGATCAATCCGCCGTCCATCACGAACTCCGAGCCGGTGGCGAACGAGGACTCGTCGCTGGCCAGGAAGAGAACGAACGTCGACACCTCGACGGGCTCGGCGATGCGGCCCAGTGGGGCGGCGACGAGGTCCTCGGGCATGTGCGCGGTCATCGGGGTGCGGACCATCCCCGGATGCAGCGAATTAACCCGAATGTTGTTGGACGCCAACTCCAATGCGGCCGACTTGGTCAAGCCCCGGATCGCCCACTTGGAGGCGACGTAACCATGGTTGCCCGGGGTGCCACGCATGCCCTGGATCGACGACATGTTGATGATCGACCCGCCGCCGGCGGCGATCATCGGCTCGATCACCGCTTTGATGCCCAGCATCGTCCCGGTCAGGTTGACGTCGAGAACGCGCTGCCAGCGATCAGGTTCGAGGTTGCGCAGCGTGCGCCGGTAGACGATGCCCGCGTTGTTCACCAAAACATTGAGCGTGCCGAACGCGTGCAGTGCCGTGTCGACGGCGCCGGCCCACTGGTCGGGGTCGGTGACATCGAGGTGGACGTAGCGCGCGGCCTCGCCGAGTTCCTCGGCGACTGCCCGGCCTTCGTCGTCCAAGACGTCACCGAGGACGACCTTGGCGCCCTCGCCGACCAGCAGGCGGGCATGTGAAGCGCCCATCCCGCGCGCCGCGCCACTGATGACTGCGACCTTGCCGTCGACGCGTCCCATCCGCGGCACGCTACCGGCTGAACCCGGCCAGCACGGCCTGCACCCCGACATCCCACCGGCGGTTGACCGAGGTGGCCGAGGTACCCAACCACCGACCCGCCTCCTGGACGGCCAAACCCTGTGCCAGAGCGAGCAATACGTGCGCGATGTCGACCGGATCCCCGGACAGCGTGCCGGCGTCGATGCAGCGCTGCACCTTGGCGACGAGGATCTCTCGAACTGTCGGCGCGGCCCCGATCTCTTCGGGTCCCGGGCCGAGGTCCTGGAACGGGCGGCTGAACATCACTCTGGCCAGCGGCGGGTAGTCCAAGCAGAACCGCCGGAAAACCGGGGTCACCGCCCGTAGGTCTGCCAGTGGGTCAGCGGATTCCGGCAGTCCGGCGAGCTGGCGGCCGAGCCGGTGGAACCCTTCGACGAACACCGCCCGCAGCAGCCCGTCCTTGTCGACGAACAACTCGTAGACCGCGGGCACCGAGGTCCCCGCGCGTTCGGCTACCCGCCGCGTCGTGAAGCCGGACAGGCCGTTCTCGCACAGCGTGGCCACGGCCACGTCGACCACGCGGTCGCGCAGCTCAGGTGTGCGCTGCTTGACCCTGGGCACGGATTAGGACAGCCCGAACTCGGTGTGGATGTTGTCGATGCCGTGGCGCATGGCGTCGAGGGTGGCCTGCCGCGCCCGCAGCTTGCTGGCCAGGTGCGCCCCCGCGGTCAGGGTGGTGAACTCACGGGCGGCCTCCAGGGCGCGCGGAATGACCTGCTCGGGCAGGACGATGTCGTCGACCCAGCCGGCCGCCACCGCGGTCTCGCCGAAGAAAGTCTTGGCCAGCCCGACAGCCTGCTGGTAGGCCGACGGGGTCAGCCGCAGCTTGAGCACCTCGAGCGCCGGGTAAGGCAGGACCATCCCGATCGCCACCTCGTTGGCCTGGAAGTTGTAGCTGTGCGCGGCAACGCGGTGGTCGAAGCTGCACGCCAGGAACGAACCCATCGCGATGGCATGCCCGGTGACGGCGGCGACGACCGGCTTGGGGAACGACAGCAAGCGGTGGGAGAGGTTGAACCCGCCCTGCAGCATCGCGATCGAGGCGTCGATATCACCCGAGCGGAATACCTTGAGGTCGAAGCCGCCGCTGAACACCCGGTCGTTGCCGGCTAGGACCACCGCACCGGCGTTGTCGGCTTCGGCGCGGTCGATGGCGTGGTTGATCTCCTGCAGCATGCTCGGGCTCAGCACATTGACCTTGCCGTCGTCGAGTGTGATCACGGCGATCGCGTCGTCCTTGCGATAACTCACCGGCCCGGTCATGGGTGCTCCTTCGTCGCAGCGTCAGTTGGACCGACGTTACGTAACAAAGTTCCGAATTGCCAAGAGGCAATCCCGGTCAGCCGTCAGGGGAGCCGAGCCGGGGTTCAATTACCCACGCCACCAACGGTTCTGGGTCGAAAGCACAGCCTCGGGGAGGGGTCAGCCGCCCATGAACGAGCGCCACTGCTCGAGGTTTGACGCCCGGTAGACGTAGTTGGACCGCTTGACCTCCGAGAGCACCGCGCTGGGCTCCGTCGAGTACCAGTGACCGGGGAACACGGTCGGGTCGCCGGGCAGCGCGGCCAGCTGCTGCAGACTGCGGAACATCTCGTCGACGTCGCCGCCCGGGAAATCGGTGCGCCCGCATCCGTCGAGGAACAGGGTGTCGCCGGCCACCAGCCGCCCGTCGAGCAGGAAACACTGGCTGCCCGGGGTGTGCCCCGGGGTGTGCAGCAATTCGATCTCGATGTCACCGACCGCGACTTTGTCGCGATGCTCGTGGGCGGTCAGCTCGCTCATCGGGATACCGGTGGTCCGCGACACCCACAGCGCCTCGTGGGTGTTGACGTGAACCGGCACACTGACCCGCTCGAGCAATTCGGACAGGCCCGCCAGCGTGAAGCCCATCATGGTTCCACCGACGTGATCGGGGTGGTGGTGGGTGACCAGCACACCGGACAGGTGCATGCCGTCGGCCTCCAGGGCGTCGAGCAGGTCCCCGGCCGCGTAGGCCGGGTCGACCACCACGGCGTCCCCGGTCTCCCGGTCGCCGATCAGATAGGCGAAGTTGCGCATCTGCTGCGCCATCATGTCGCCGGGCGCGAAGTCCCGGCCGGAGAGCAGTTGGCGGAAGTACAGCCGGTCCGTCGATGACATGACCTCAGCCTATGGCGTCTGCACGCCGCGCCCGATTTCGCCCCTCGACGAGCGGTTTGGTTCAGCCGAGCCGCAGGCTGTACCCTCTTTAAGGCCCACGGCGCGGTATCACCGACGCCGAGGGTGAGGCCCCCTTAGCTCAGTCGGTAGAGCGTTTCCATGGTAAGGAAAAGGTCAACGGTTCGATTCCGTTAGGGGGCTCGGTGGACGCGAGCGGAGCTCCGCCCGCGTCGATCGGGGCGGTGTAGCTCAGCTGGTTAGAGCGCACGACTCATAATCGTGAGGTCGGGAGATCGAGCCTCCCCACCGCTACAGGAACGAACTACGAGAGTGTGAAAGAAGGCAACGAACGTGGCCTCCAGTACTGACGTCCGGCCGAAGATCACTTTGGCCTGCGAGGTGTGCAAGCACCGCAACTACATCACCAAGAAGAACCGCCGCAACGATCCTGATCGGCTGGAGCTGAAGAAGTTCTGCCCGAACTGTGGCACGCATCAGCCGCACAAAGAGTCGCGCTGATCGCGCCCGGCCGTCCGTGCGACGGCCGGAGAAAGTTACTAGGTAGGTTCTAGCCCGTGGCGCTGTCCCAGACTCTCGTCGGAACGCACTACCGCTATCCCGATCACTATGCGGTGGGGCGCGAGAAGATTCGCGAGTACGCCAGAGCCGTACAGAACGACGACCCGGTCTTCCTCTCCGACGAGGCCGCCGCGGAACTCGGGTATGACGGGCTGCCGGCGCCGCTGACGTTCATCAGCGTGTTCTGCTACGTCGCGCAGAAGGCGTTCTTCGAAAATGCCAATATCGGCATCTCCGACCGCCAGATCGTCCAGATCGACCAGGTGCTGAAGTTTCTCGCCCCGGTCACGGCTGGCGACAAGCTCTACTGTGACGTCTACTTGGATTCCATTCGGCAAGCGCACGGTACCGACATCATCGTTACCAAAAACATCGTCACGAACCAGGACGGCACGGTGGTCCAAGAGGCCTACACGACGCTGGCGGGGCGAAGCGAGGAAAACGGAGAGAGTGGCTTCAACGATGGCACTGCGTGAGTTCAGTTCGGTCAAAGTCGGCGAAGAGCTGCCGGAGCGGGTGATCACCCTGACCCGGGCAGACCTGGTCAACTACGCCGGGGTCTCCGGCGACTTGAACCCCATCCACTGGGATGACGAGATCGCCAAGCAGGTCGGTCTGGACACCGCGATCGCCCACGGAATGCTGACCATGGGTCTGGGCGGCGGCTACGTCACGGCCTGGGTCGGCGACCCGGGCGCGGTCAGCGAATTCAACGTGCGGTTCACCGCGATCGTGCCGGTACCCAATGACGGCACCGGGACCGACATCGTGTTCACCGGACGGGTGAAGTCAGCCGACGCCGAGACCAAGACCGTCCACATCGCGCTGACCGCCACCACCGGCGGCAAGAAGATCTTCGGCCGCGCCGTGGCCATCGCGAAGCTGGCATAGATGGCACTCAAGACGGACATCCGGGGAATGGTCTACGAGTACCCGGAGAACTTCATCGTCGGACGCGAGCAGATCCGGCAGTACGCGAAATCCATCAAGGCGCACGACCCGGC
Encoded here:
- a CDS encoding L,D-transpeptidase, which gives rise to MSLSRRARGAYLAAVLGVLAVLGGVVISTTPHCPEHCRAEAAAQVPAPAPSTDPAALTVTPADGASDVDPLAAVKAVAQTGMLTGVSLLNDAGKPVPGVVTPDFKTWKPTVPLGYGRTYTLSVDARGPGGVPTSVTSTFQTLVPGNQTEVYLTAPGGQPLDGATLGIGAIVVARFDEPITDRAAAERRLSVTTSPAVAGSWYWVDDQNARWRPEKYYAPGTSVTVKAGIYGVPLGDGLYGAQDSTATFRIGAAHVSVADDTTKQVSVYDNGKLIRTMPTSMGMGGTETIGGQTLSFWTPPGVYTVMDKANPVIMDSSTYGLPINSRLGYRETIPYATRISSDGIYLHQLNATVWAQGNTNVSHGCLNLSSDNAQWFYEFSQPGDVVEVRNTGGPPLQVWQNGDWTVSWAEWRKGSALG
- a CDS encoding Ig-like domain-containing protein; this encodes MGALLLAVLGSDVAGLPGCQDGCKTPTAAAAAPAPPAAPQPPLLGVAPANGSADLSPLSRVSARVVAGSLTNVSLVDDYGNTVAGALSPDGTSWQPTEQLKYGRNYTMQVASRGTSGVPLARTTTFATATPNNLTAVYLETPGGLPIHADQRYGIGTIISARFDEPIADKAAAERQLVVTTNPPVKGSWYWVDDATAHWRPEKYYSPGTTVTVAANMFGMRLGDGLYGQNNEQATLTIGDAHVSIADDATKTVNVFNNGKLVRAMPTSMGRGGTEIIAGRTFSFWTPPGVYTVIDKAEEVTMDSSTYGLPVASSMGYKLKIPYATRISTDGIYLHQLNATTWAQGNTNTSHGCLNLNGDNAAWFFDFSQPGDIVEVRGTGGPKLEIWQNGDWSLPWGEWLKGSALTPKP
- the usfY gene encoding protein UsfY — encoded protein: MKGAYRDPVDHARTTQPHAGESFVDTLWLPGLLLIALGVVGLAGVVAALAYNHHELLMTLISVAAGLSIAGGLAITVEHQRVRRVERRWLADHPDHWQNRLRA
- a CDS encoding IniB N-terminal domain-containing protein yields the protein MDTLLQFILDLFANENAAQTFVADPSAALANAGLADVSPQELQSVAASAVPGLQLPGADPVAGLAQAVSSEYGFAPVGEAAVIGDQALQLGADAGTGLAAGIGEGIGAGLGTALSGGLETGLSTGLGLGTGLGIGGGAEVGGGFQAGLGTEIGLGTGLGTGFGVGGGAEVGGGFNAGLGSEIGLGTGLGTGFGVGAGAEFGGGFEAGLGTEIGAGAGAGGGLGTGFGLGGGAEVGGGFEAGLGSQIGLGTGVGTGFGVGGGAEFGGGFEAGLGTEIGAGAGAGGGLGTGFGLGGGAEVGGGFDAGLGAGTHTGIGTGFGAGGNIGGGAELGGGINAGLGGATQFGGHAGGGANIGSGLAAGAGAEAVDRSRFSANSGVDAERRATLNANSGSPTLNTGVGAQENFSSSSSAGFSSPLGGAGFANQTAAAGGGAIGLGGAGLGASGTTAMSSATTAGIVSPLGGAALSTQAAATNTAAASFLHNEGAALGGQSNVAGQSTVGGGFGTQANAGGGFGSQANVGGAFGTQANVGGAFGGHTNVDVTTPAAGAAIGGHTNVAAGATAGGSADFLTHEATTLGAHSAVQAAGSTNAAASAGQATVGGNTNVHNSTDILGQDSAALGGHSAASGGAAVSTHTQAGSPSQGAVITTGGSASGGGEVAAGSQGASVITGAQGSSAAGGATSVGGSHASTTVDQHAAVDSSTHVATPTPDHSVVDQSSHTSADYSSHSLFDASHDPSAAHAQAGTDLSSHNQFDQHLGF
- a CDS encoding SDR family NAD(P)-dependent oxidoreductase, whose amino-acid sequence is MSGFEGRVAIITGAGAADGIGFAVARRLVGEGARVVLGATSDRIHDRAGELGSAAIGVVADLTVDGAAETLVAAATETWGRLDILVNNAGMTSVTSGWDTEAEVAKLSLRDWDSAIARNMTTAFLMCRAAVPVMTASGYGRIVTVGSTTGTVNAMPGQATYTAAKAGLVGLSRALALEVVRDGVTVNVVAPGYVLTGSQLEFEATAAAAGPFGRSGTPDEIASCVAFLAHETASFVTGAVLVADGGHNLPETWR
- a CDS encoding glucose 1-dehydrogenase, with amino-acid sequence MGRVDGKVAVISGAARGMGASHARLLVGEGAKVVLGDVLDDEGRAVAEELGEAARYVHLDVTDPDQWAGAVDTALHAFGTLNVLVNNAGIVYRRTLRNLEPDRWQRVLDVNLTGTMLGIKAVIEPMIAAGGGSIINMSSIQGMRGTPGNHGYVASKWAIRGLTKSAALELASNNIRVNSLHPGMVRTPMTAHMPEDLVAAPLGRIAEPVEVSTFVLFLASDESSFATGSEFVMDGGLIADVPHRM
- a CDS encoding TetR/AcrR family transcriptional regulator translates to MPRVKQRTPELRDRVVDVAVATLCENGLSGFTTRRVAERAGTSVPAVYELFVDKDGLLRAVFVEGFHRLGRQLAGLPESADPLADLRAVTPVFRRFCLDYPPLARVMFSRPFQDLGPGPEEIGAAPTVREILVAKVQRCIDAGTLSGDPVDIAHVLLALAQGLAVQEAGRWLGTSATSVNRRWDVGVQAVLAGFSR
- a CDS encoding crotonase/enoyl-CoA hydratase family protein, which translates into the protein MTGPVSYRKDDAIAVITLDDGKVNVLSPSMLQEINHAIDRAEADNAGAVVLAGNDRVFSGGFDLKVFRSGDIDASIAMLQGGFNLSHRLLSFPKPVVAAVTGHAIAMGSFLACSFDHRVAAHSYNFQANEVAIGMVLPYPALEVLKLRLTPSAYQQAVGLAKTFFGETAVAAGWVDDIVLPEQVIPRALEAAREFTTLTAGAHLASKLRARQATLDAMRHGIDNIHTEFGLS
- a CDS encoding MBL fold metallo-hydrolase, with translation MSSTDRLYFRQLLSGRDFAPGDMMAQQMRNFAYLIGDRETGDAVVVDPAYAAGDLLDALEADGMHLSGVLVTHHHPDHVGGTMMGFTLAGLSELLERVSVPVHVNTHEALWVSRTTGIPMSELTAHEHRDKVAVGDIEIELLHTPGHTPGSQCFLLDGRLVAGDTLFLDGCGRTDFPGGDVDEMFRSLQQLAALPGDPTVFPGHWYSTEPSAVLSEVKRSNYVYRASNLEQWRSFMGG
- the rpmG gene encoding 50S ribosomal protein L33, with translation MASSTDVRPKITLACEVCKHRNYITKKNRRNDPDRLELKKFCPNCGTHQPHKESR